The following proteins are co-located in the Silene latifolia isolate original U9 population chromosome 1, ASM4854445v1, whole genome shotgun sequence genome:
- the LOC141651870 gene encoding uncharacterized protein LOC141651870 encodes MPHPAQNWAKLVWNNWNTPKNSLITWITLQEGLNIKDKLFKIGCNNDDHCCCCDSMPETKEHLFIYCAYRRKIRGKLEQWLGRPMPAVNDMVAGNTGSVQWKIMAVVMNAYNYNVWLQRNNARINNFLTRPEIVAKQIKEEARRRIKFKAGPNMDQVSLAMLSNLGL; translated from the coding sequence ATGCCTCATCCTGCTCAGAATTGGGCTAAGCTCGTCTGGAATAACTGGAATACTCCTAAGAACTCACTGATTACCTGGATTACTCTCCAAGAAGGACTGAACATCAAAGATAAACTATTTAAAATTGGTTGCAACAATGATGATCACTGTTGTTGCTGTGACAGCATGCCTGAAACTAAGGAACACCTCTTTATCTACTGTGCTTATAGGCGCAAGATCAGAGGTAAGTTAGAACAATGGCTTGGCAGACCTATGCCTGCTGTCAATGACATGGTAGCAGGTAATACAGGTTCTGTTCAGTGGAAGATAATGGCAGTGGTAATGAATGCTTACAACTACAATGTCTGGTTGCAGAGAAATAATGCAAGGATCAATAACTTCCTTACCAGACCAGAAATTGTTGCCAAACAGattaaagaagaagctagaagaCGTATCAAGTTCAAAGCAGGTCCAAACATGGATCAAGTTAGCCTAGCTATGCTTAGTAATCTTGGCTTGTAA